In Rhizobium sp. CIAT894, the genomic window GAAGCTGCTCGACCGCACGTGCGCCGCCGACGCCGCCATAACCGACAAAACCGACCGGCTTCTGGATGAATTCGCCAAGATCGATCGCGTTCTTCAAAACCGCCGTCGGCGCATGGTTGTATTCGGCGACCGTGAATATGAAACCGTCGAATTCGCGCAGCTTCTTCTTCCAGCGCTCGGCGGATTCGCTTTCCGCCGTCGTGGCACGCTCTTCGCCGAAGAAATGCATGGGATAATCGAGAAGATCGAGAATCTCGACTTCGAGATCGGGGCGTTGGCCGACCAATTCGGCGATCCACTTGGCCGGATGTTCGGCGAAACGGCCAATACGCGTGCTGCCGACAATAACGGCAATCTTCAGCTTGCTCATGGGGTTCTTTCCTGTTGAACGGCGGGGTCGCTGGAGCGCCGCGCCTGACAGGGCACACCATGGACGCTCCTTGACCAGCGTATAATCCTTTGGAGTTAGACGCCGGATTTTCTTTTAGGAAAGAAGCGTCATGCCCGGCAAGCCGGAAACACTGCGAAACGCGTGAAAGTCGATCGACCGGTCGCACACAATCGAGTGATCGCGGCAAAGTGGGTGAGCTGCCGGAACGAGGCTTCGATC contains:
- a CDS encoding NAD(P)H-dependent oxidoreductase, which produces MSKLKIAVIVGSTRIGRFAEHPAKWIAELVGQRPDLEVEILDLLDYPMHFFGEERATTAESESAERWKKKLREFDGFIFTVAEYNHAPTAVLKNAIDLGEFIQKPVGFVGYGGVGGARAVEQLRLIFVEMSAASVKTGVHIAFSEYLAVLKEGKSLGDYAHLNEAAKNLLDQITWWGNALKAARSVVTSA